From Phragmites australis chromosome 5, lpPhrAust1.1, whole genome shotgun sequence, a single genomic window includes:
- the LOC133917847 gene encoding uncharacterized protein LOC133917847: protein MALVAGRAPAGPFDRQISRMVPHLVLSLCMSSHGRNPLPFTGGEIAVAPTCVKLDRIDFQATNNITEYKGLLASLRVASALGICLLLVHGDSQLVVKQVSKEYPTSDKTMTAYLVEVKKLEKKFVRLEVRYI, encoded by the exons ATGGCGCTCGTCGCCGGCCGTGCTCCGGCCGGGCCCTTCGATCGCCAAATATCTAGGATGGTTCCCCATCTCGTGCTCTCGCTGTGTATGTCCTCGCACGGCCGAAACCCGCTGCCGTTCACCGGCGGCGAGATCGCCGTGGCTCCCACCTGTGTGAAGCTTGACCGG ATTGACTTCCAGGCCACAAACAACATCACAGAGTACAAAGGTTTGCTTGCTAGTCTTCGAGTAGCTTCTGCACTTGGCATCTGCCTCCTCCTCGTGCATGGGGATTCACAACtcgtggtgaagcaagttagcaaggagtatccAACCTCAGATAAGACCATGACAGCTTACCTTGTGGAGGTGaagaagctagaaaagaaatttgttagaCTCGAGGTCAGGTACATCTAA